One Candidatus Woesearchaeota archaeon DNA segment encodes these proteins:
- a CDS encoding right-handed parallel beta-helix repeat-containing protein, translating into MKGQAYFLMIICLVILSASTSMAVECSVDLKTGCTVSDRTILNPGTYALENITFINPISWKNFSGDGQQTEFFLNEFDVENITSVRAWLQTNNSYRTLNKDEYNIRYEPNPYLGTSAISVEIIAGIPRNNTQVDLWFSKRVVLDCNGAILTGSGTGVRIKNYAYLTNCLFRGYQYGASIEDGTKITLTQNTFAHNYYGIGKIYRRTAQQNEYQGNVFFNNTYGILMNQYTGTEFSNNRVYNNTFINNRQYGMSIRGGINVTYVQNFFVNNTYQGLDVSNENSSFLNNTVKNNPGSGSSVSGKNNLIRDNSFQNNDVGLQVSSENSTITMNEFRDNNIGASGGSDKTVFIDNLFWYNAEAGTYITGTGAIIIHNDFYGTGMKIANTNVTYCDQEEPNAFYDGAIGQDDCNCFKPWHDQIYVSVDTVFCPGRYNSSQHTLDSVSLICRGTILQGNNTQDGLILNDNSHVEGCTLQKFENGIYAEDTVHTVIYNNTLLENDNGVQIYRLSRYGTPSYNNTLIRNSFINNSNGLSFSGYSGRRGEQNQIHNNTFLRNRNGMTSYANKNNMTYNLFSNNERGISIDAGQNQSIIGNTIQNSTYTGLSLWDNGGYAEYSVLRGNTFAFNNGGVRINGRQNTIIKNVFQYNNFSGLYLDEYSSENVIAENSFYGSDMIVTDTDNIFCITEEPNRFYNGGRGQDQCHCFKPFFDDVQLSINTTFCAGTYSSAGHEVDDALLCNQTVLVGNRSLIGLYPHSGSIIDGCTLNGYDVGISTKGSNILFKENKISNTRNGIELYYEEYYIPNNITVRENLLTDNDNGIYLRRAENNTISNNTLEQNNDGIVLDYSSHGNLISNNRMTNNTYSGIQIRGERNKLFDNVITLSVYGAYGLYGESVNNTFSRNTFLLNGYGIYLSHSQSNTITYNAFLNNTEQGIFSDEYSSENIIAVNDFYQTGMQIYNTYNKFCLGEQPNYLYGGAEGQDDCNCFKPMNNNTRINTRIEGETIFCSGDYYTGGYILVYAGKLWCNTTRLLGENDEFGIKLDSRTYLEGCSLLGYDQGIFAEGGIVNSQVYNNYLSDNTYGMYATYKNTAYPTNITLGSNVFEDNTYGVYFNSAKNSTILSNLFINNNAGIKLYYAPNNFIAYNLIEHSTDGISLSGNNNTLRENIIRENRNGIALFDDYNVIESNTIENNTGMGINDAARDGNTVQYNIIRNNIQYNYYNGPYNGEKDARFNNWGLDTTEAIDASIYDDEENNRSGKVYFEPWIGDGQQNPVVLVHGYCSSPDAWTDEDFNYEEKLRDAGYTVYIADYEPGPCLPFVLTMPGCANGDIKNNGEKLGEIIQEVKKETGARKVDLIASSMGGLVSRSYIESSVYAQDVNQLIMIGTPNHGSTLADLSVIANVALTLGGGFDPTMFHCMSQLGFATVQMSELSSYLSKLNYDELFFNINTWMTKENLYPNINYKILAGTEYPTMVVLKDKVLGVPFTYPWITELGDGIVAAYSLKLQDIGCHETREWHLGELHNQDIYENVLSYLENPYKPQGDDCRAEERITALQQELLYLQSSPTEKGLLSGGEVNTYTITIDSMSYNTTFMVIWQDLINNLSITIIDPEDRLVNDTTSNITKLTFPGFFILRIQGNSTPGNWTVQIHNPNQEEISYTLDTSFMTPLYFTLQPFGQGTTLQPYDNLTILGYAKIGQQKILSSTINVNITHPDRQESTQIQLYDDGLHNDLQAADGYFGNSFNQTEVNGVYGVKGILVTDYVNETIIREEEFFFSVETVTDGKIDYVNLSYEKANEGIPVVIAMNVSNRGNQTLHDLTLVVYDNLPDNNGTLIRKIIVEDILPSQTLQETLLWQATHGNKTITVMISPFDDYIDTNESNNILTAPPLYFNGKPIIKGEQELIVIKTFGYNITASAYDPENESLSCTLLHKPSNKVSFEWLSGVVDVNGTCWTALTTNTTYEGQPYRAGENVTISIRFTDIHNASVTTNSTTFVIPTCYPINNFLGECIRGGIRYKVFN; encoded by the coding sequence TTTTCTGGCGATGGCCAACAAACAGAGTTTTTTCTCAACGAATTTGATGTTGAAAATATTACCAGTGTTCGTGCATGGCTTCAGACAAATAATAGCTACCGAACGCTCAACAAAGACGAATATAATATCCGTTATGAACCAAATCCATATCTTGGTACATCAGCCATAAGTGTTGAAATAATTGCAGGTATACCACGGAACAATACGCAAGTTGATCTGTGGTTCTCAAAACGTGTTGTGCTCGATTGCAATGGGGCAATCTTAACCGGAAGTGGAACGGGTGTGCGGATAAAAAATTATGCTTATCTCACCAACTGTCTCTTCCGTGGATATCAGTATGGTGCTTCTATCGAGGATGGAACGAAGATAACACTGACGCAAAATACTTTTGCTCACAACTACTATGGTATTGGTAAGATTTATCGAAGAACAGCACAACAGAATGAATATCAAGGAAATGTGTTTTTTAATAACACCTATGGTATCTTGATGAATCAATATACAGGAACAGAGTTTAGTAATAATCGGGTTTATAACAACACGTTCATCAATAACCGTCAGTATGGCATGTCAATCAGAGGGGGAATTAACGTAACGTATGTACAAAATTTTTTTGTAAATAACACGTACCAAGGTCTTGACGTTTCCAATGAGAATAGCTCGTTTCTCAACAATACAGTAAAAAATAATCCTGGATCAGGGAGTTCAGTAAGCGGAAAAAATAATCTCATCCGTGATAACTCATTCCAAAATAACGATGTAGGTTTACAGGTCTCAAGTGAAAACAGCACCATTACGATGAATGAATTCAGGGATAACAACATCGGAGCAAGCGGAGGAAGTGATAAGACGGTGTTTATTGATAATCTATTTTGGTATAACGCTGAAGCAGGAACATACATTACAGGAACTGGAGCTATAATTATACATAATGACTTCTATGGCACAGGCATGAAAATAGCCAACACCAATGTCACGTATTGTGATCAAGAAGAACCAAATGCCTTCTATGACGGCGCTATTGGACAAGACGATTGCAACTGTTTTAAGCCCTGGCATGATCAAATATATGTTTCAGTCGACACCGTATTCTGCCCAGGAAGATATAATTCCTCTCAACATACTCTTGATTCTGTTTCCCTTATCTGTAGAGGAACAATTCTTCAAGGAAACAATACCCAAGATGGTCTCATTCTCAATGATAATAGCCACGTTGAAGGATGCACCTTACAAAAGTTTGAGAATGGGATCTATGCAGAGGATACCGTCCATACGGTAATCTATAACAACACGTTGCTTGAAAATGACAATGGAGTTCAAATCTACCGCCTGTCGAGATACGGAACACCGTCATATAATAATACGCTGATACGTAACAGTTTCATCAACAATAGTAACGGATTATCATTCTCAGGCTATTCAGGAAGACGAGGCGAGCAAAATCAAATTCATAACAATACATTTTTGCGGAACCGTAATGGAATGACAAGTTATGCAAACAAAAATAATATGACGTATAATTTGTTTAGTAATAATGAGCGTGGTATTTCTATTGACGCAGGACAGAACCAAAGCATTATAGGCAATACCATCCAAAACAGTACCTACACCGGTCTCTCTCTGTGGGATAATGGAGGATACGCCGAGTATAGTGTCCTTCGTGGGAATACCTTTGCTTTTAACAACGGAGGAGTACGGATTAATGGACGTCAAAATACTATCATCAAGAACGTATTCCAATACAACAATTTCAGTGGGCTTTATCTTGACGAATATAGTAGCGAGAATGTCATTGCTGAAAATAGTTTCTATGGCTCAGATATGATTGTTACCGATACTGATAACATTTTTTGTATAACTGAAGAACCCAATCGTTTTTATAATGGAGGAAGAGGCCAAGATCAATGCCATTGTTTTAAACCATTTTTTGATGACGTTCAGCTGTCTATCAATACAACGTTTTGTGCAGGAACCTATAGTAGCGCTGGGCATGAGGTAGATGATGCCTTACTTTGTAACCAAACCGTTCTCGTAGGGAATAGATCATTAATTGGGTTATATCCCCACTCTGGTTCAATAATTGACGGTTGTACCTTAAACGGTTATGATGTTGGAATCTCAACCAAAGGAAGCAATATTCTCTTCAAAGAAAACAAGATATCTAACACCAGAAATGGTATTGAGCTCTATTATGAAGAATACTACATCCCTAATAATATTACGGTAAGAGAGAATCTCCTCACTGATAATGATAATGGGATCTATCTTCGCAGGGCAGAAAATAATACGATTAGTAATAACACTCTCGAACAGAACAATGACGGAATCGTTCTTGATTATTCCTCTCATGGCAATCTCATAAGTAATAACCGTATGACAAACAATACCTATTCAGGTATACAGATTCGAGGAGAAAGAAATAAGCTGTTTGATAATGTCATTACGCTAAGTGTTTATGGGGCATATGGGCTGTATGGAGAAAGTGTTAATAATACCTTTTCTCGAAATACCTTTCTCCTCAATGGGTATGGAATATATTTAAGCCACAGTCAGAGTAATACCATTACCTATAATGCATTCCTCAATAACACAGAACAGGGCATCTTTAGCGATGAGTATTCCTCAGAGAACATCATTGCAGTGAATGATTTTTACCAAACAGGGATGCAGATCTACAATACCTATAATAAATTCTGCTTGGGAGAGCAACCGAATTACCTGTATGGAGGAGCTGAAGGACAGGATGACTGTAACTGTTTCAAACCCATGAATAATAATACGCGAATAAACACGCGAATTGAAGGAGAAACTATCTTTTGCTCAGGAGATTATTACACTGGTGGATATATCCTTGTGTATGCGGGAAAGCTATGGTGCAATACTACTCGTCTCTTAGGAGAAAATGATGAGTTCGGAATTAAACTCGACAGTCGTACTTACCTGGAAGGGTGTTCATTACTTGGCTATGATCAAGGAATTTTTGCTGAGGGAGGTATTGTGAATAGTCAGGTTTACAATAATTACCTCAGCGACAACACCTATGGTATGTATGCAACCTACAAAAACACTGCTTATCCAACAAACATTACTCTGGGGTCTAATGTTTTTGAAGATAATACCTACGGGGTTTATTTTAATAGTGCAAAAAATTCCACAATCCTTTCTAATCTCTTTATCAATAATAATGCAGGAATCAAATTGTATTATGCACCAAATAATTTTATAGCCTATAATCTGATAGAGCATAGTACCGATGGTATATCGCTGAGTGGGAATAACAATACCCTTCGTGAGAATATTATTCGAGAGAATAGGAACGGTATTGCACTGTTTGATGACTATAATGTCATTGAGTCAAACACCATTGAGAACAATACGGGCATGGGTATTAATGATGCTGCACGTGACGGGAATACGGTCCAGTATAATATCATACGAAACAATATTCAGTATAACTATTACAATGGTCCATACAATGGGGAAAAGGATGCTCGATTCAATAATTGGGGCCTAGATACTACTGAAGCGATTGATGCAAGCATCTATGATGATGAGGAAAATAATCGCTCGGGGAAGGTGTATTTTGAACCTTGGATTGGAGACGGTCAACAAAACCCAGTGGTATTAGTTCATGGATACTGTAGCTCTCCTGATGCATGGACAGATGAAGATTTCAACTATGAAGAGAAATTACGAGATGCTGGCTATACTGTTTACATCGCGGATTATGAACCAGGTCCATGTCTGCCCTTTGTTCTTACCATGCCTGGATGTGCAAATGGTGATATTAAAAATAATGGGGAAAAACTTGGAGAGATAATCCAAGAAGTCAAGAAAGAGACAGGAGCCAGGAAGGTTGATCTCATTGCAAGCAGCATGGGTGGATTAGTCAGCAGAAGCTATATTGAAAGCAGTGTGTATGCTCAGGATGTAAATCAATTGATTATGATTGGAACACCTAATCACGGATCGACCTTGGCTGACCTTTCGGTTATTGCAAATGTTGCTCTAACTCTCGGAGGAGGATTCGATCCAACAATGTTCCATTGCATGTCCCAACTTGGCTTTGCCACGGTTCAGATGTCTGAGCTCAGCTCATACCTCTCAAAATTAAATTATGATGAACTATTCTTTAACATAAACACCTGGATGACCAAAGAGAACTTATACCCGAACATTAACTACAAAATTCTTGCTGGAACAGAATACCCAACCATGGTTGTTCTCAAAGATAAGGTACTTGGTGTGCCCTTTACCTATCCGTGGATAACTGAATTAGGAGATGGTATTGTGGCTGCCTATTCTCTCAAACTTCAAGATATTGGATGTCATGAAACAAGAGAATGGCATCTCGGCGAGCTTCACAATCAGGATATTTATGAGAATGTGTTGAGCTATCTTGAAAATCCTTACAAACCTCAGGGAGATGATTGTCGTGCTGAAGAAAGAATTACTGCATTACAACAAGAGTTGCTTTATCTTCAGTCAAGCCCAACAGAAAAAGGTTTACTCTCTGGTGGTGAGGTAAACACCTACACTATAACCATTGATTCGATGAGTTACAATACTACTTTTATGGTGATCTGGCAAGATCTTATCAATAATCTTAGCATAACCATCATTGATCCTGAAGATCGTTTAGTCAATGATACAACCTCTAACATAACAAAGTTGACCTTCCCTGGCTTTTTTATTCTCCGTATTCAGGGAAACAGCACACCAGGAAACTGGACAGTGCAAATACATAATCCAAATCAAGAAGAGATTTCCTATACCCTTGATACCTCTTTTATGACCCCTCTTTATTTTACCTTACAACCCTTTGGACAAGGAACAACACTACAACCGTACGATAATCTTACGATCCTTGGTTATGCGAAAATAGGACAACAGAAGATTTTATCTTCTACTATTAACGTCAATATAACCCACCCTGACAGGCAGGAAAGCACCCAAATCCAGCTCTACGATGATGGATTACACAATGATCTTCAAGCTGCTGATGGATATTTCGGCAATTCCTTTAATCAAACTGAAGTAAATGGAGTTTATGGTGTCAAGGGGATACTGGTCACTGATTACGTAAATGAAACTATTATCCGAGAAGAGGAATTCTTTTTCAGTGTTGAAACGGTTACTGATGGAAAAATAGATTATGTCAATCTTAGCTATGAAAAAGCAAATGAAGGCATACCTGTAGTGATTGCCATGAATGTTTCTAACAGAGGGAATCAAACATTACACGACCTTACGCTCGTGGTGTATGATAATCTCCCTGACAACAACGGTACCTTGATTAGAAAAATAATTGTTGAAGATATTTTACCTTCTCAAACCCTCCAAGAAACATTGTTGTGGCAGGCAACACACGGGAATAAAACAATTACCGTAATGATAAGTCCGTTTGATGACTACATTGATACGAATGAAAGTAACAACATACTAACTGCTCCTCCTCTTTACTTCAATGGAAAACCAATTATTAAAGGGGAACAAGAGCTAATAGTTATCAAAACCTTTGGGTATAATATAACCGCATCTGCATACGATCCAGAGAATGAGTCATTGAGCTGCACACTGTTGCATAAGCCAAGTAATAAGGTATCATTTGAATGGCTATCGGGTGTTGTGGACGTGAATGGAACGTGCTGGACAGCGCTCACGACCAATACAACCTATGAAGGACAACCATACCGTGCTGGAGAGAATGTAACAATCAGTATTCGCTTCACCGACATCCATAATGCTTCTGTAACCACCAATAGCACAACCTTTGTTATTCCTACCTGCTATCCGATCAATAATTTCTTAGGAGAATGTATCCGTGGGGGCATAAGATACAAAGTCTTTAATTAA
- a CDS encoding rhodanese-related sulfurtransferase, protein MKNILFYKYIVIDNPEELQKEQREHCRLWDLKGTILIATEGINGCLTGTEGNIQKYQEWLHDDQRFCDLEFKQGLTSTHNFDKLLVKVRKEIVTSGLASDILQQRGEYIEPEVFNRLLDSGEEVYVVDARNNYESNVGHFYNAITPNINNFREWPTAVKQLEHLKEKPIVLYCTGGIRCEKASAYMKQQGFTNVRHLRGGIINYGHEIGNKHWDGKCFVFDKRMTIALGTSQQTKIITSCSSCSLPADTYYHCAYTRCDKRFIACDDCMQKLKSCCSPACFQSILQYPELKAQ, encoded by the coding sequence ATGAAAAATATACTCTTTTACAAATACATAGTTATCGATAATCCCGAGGAACTGCAGAAGGAGCAACGCGAACACTGCAGACTATGGGACCTCAAAGGTACGATCCTTATTGCCACCGAGGGAATAAATGGTTGCTTGACCGGAACAGAGGGAAATATACAGAAGTATCAAGAATGGCTACATGATGATCAACGCTTTTGTGATCTCGAATTTAAGCAAGGACTAACGAGTACGCATAATTTTGATAAACTTCTGGTTAAAGTCAGGAAAGAGATCGTAACCTCTGGACTGGCTTCTGATATTCTGCAACAGAGAGGAGAGTATATAGAACCAGAGGTATTCAACAGATTACTCGACTCTGGAGAAGAGGTTTATGTTGTTGATGCAAGAAACAACTACGAAAGCAATGTTGGTCATTTTTATAATGCTATTACACCAAATATCAATAACTTTCGAGAATGGCCTACAGCAGTAAAGCAGCTCGAGCATCTGAAAGAAAAACCTATTGTGCTCTACTGTACCGGTGGTATTCGCTGTGAGAAAGCATCTGCGTATATGAAACAGCAAGGATTCACAAATGTTCGTCACCTCCGTGGTGGTATCATCAACTATGGTCACGAAATAGGTAATAAACATTGGGATGGAAAGTGTTTTGTGTTTGACAAAAGAATGACCATTGCTCTTGGTACCTCTCAGCAAACAAAGATCATCACTTCGTGTAGCAGCTGCTCACTGCCAGCTGATACGTATTACCATTGTGCCTATACAAGATGTGATAAACGCTTTATCGCCTGTGATGACTGCATGCAAAAACTAAAGAGCTGTTGTTCACCAGCGTGTTTTCAGAGTATTTTACAGTATCCTGAACTAAAGGCGCAGTAA